One region of Ictalurus punctatus breed USDA103 chromosome 6, Coco_2.0, whole genome shotgun sequence genomic DNA includes:
- the LOC108266556 gene encoding CD209 antigen-like protein E, giving the protein MMKSVYENSIFAAHSSSADLNGSTDSYEDIYANEDVIEMRVTRSNKETMTSEPNTSGHRCYRLAVVCLLMLIVLLLAAIAILWFKLTTEKDQIQTSYNNMTTQRDQLQTSCSNLTAERDQLTTSYRKLTAERDQLTTSYKKSAEERDQFLRKTEELQNRISQLKRDINTPGWKYFSSSIYYISTEKKSWSESRHDCQGRGADLVIINSREEQDFMDVWRRGEAGWIGLTDREREGVWRWVDGTQLTSGFWGNGEPNSKGDEDCALSGYWSKSAPNWVDISCNDRYVWICEKNISS; this is encoded by the exons ATGATGAAATCAGTTTATGAAAACTCGATATTTGCAGCACACAGCAGTTCAGCTGATCTAAACGGCAGCACGGACTCGTATGAAGATATCTACGCGAATGAAGATGTAATAGAAATGCGAGTGACCAGAAGCAATAAAGAGACTATGACTTcag AACCAAACACCTCAGGACATAGATGCTACAGACTGGCTGTGGTGTGTCTGCTGATGCTGATTGTTCTTCTGCTGGCTGCCATTGCAATACTGTGGTTCAAGCTGACTACAGAGAAAGACCAAATACAGACTAGTTATAACAACATGACTACacagagagaccagttacagaccagttgCAGCAACCTGACTGCTGAGAGAGACCAGTTAACGACCAGTTACAGAAAGCTGACTGCTGAGAGAGACCAGTTAACGACCAGTTATAAAAAATCAGCTGAAGAAAGAGACCAGTTTCTGAGGAAGACAGAAGAACTCCAGAACAGGATTTCTCAACTGA agagagacattaacACACCAGGATGGAAATATTTCAGCTCCAGTATTTACTACATCTCTACTGAGAAGAAGAGCTGGAGTGAGAGCAGACACGACTGCCAGGGAAGAGGAGCAGACCTGGTGATCATAAACAGCAGAGAGGAACAG GACTTTATGGATGTGTGGAGAAGAGGTGAGGCGGGTTGGATTGGTCTGACTGACAGAGAAAGGGAAGGGGTCTGGAGATGGGTGGATGGTACACAACTGACCAGTGG GTTCTGGGGTAATGGAGAACCCAATAGCAAAGGTGATGAGGACTGTGCTTTATCTGGCTATTGGTCTAAATCTGCTCCGAATTGGGTTGATATTTCCTGTAATGACCGGTATGTCTGGATCTGTGAGAAGAACATTTCGAGCTGA